The sequence GAAATTGTTCACGGGAATCGAAAAATTTGAAATTATGGCCATTCCATTCTTTATTCTGGCTGGCAATTTCTTAACCCACGGTGGTGTCGCCCGCCGCATGATCGATTTTGCCACCAGCATGGTGGGCCACTTTCATGGCGGTCTGGGTTTGGCGGGCGTATTAGCCTGTGCATTATTTGCTGCGGTTTCCGGCTCCAGCCCGGCCACCGTAGTGGCGATTGGTTCCATCCTCTTGCCTGCCATGATTAAGCAGGGATTTCCACGGCAATTTGGCGCAGGGGTGATTACCACGGCTGGTGCTTTAGGGATTTTGATTCCGCCATCCATTGCCATGGTGATGTTCTCTGTTGCCACCAATACTTCGGTTGGCGCACTATTTATGGCGGGAGTTGTACCCGGCCTGATGCTGGCGTTCCTGCTGGGGCTAACCACCTGGTGGCGTGCACGTAAGTTTGGCTATCCGCGCATGCCTAAAGCCACAACCGGTGAGCGCTGGTCTGCATTTCGCCGCTCGGTCTGGGGCCTGATGCTGATCGTGCTGGTGCTGGGCGGGATTTACACCGGTATTTTCACCCCCACCGAAGCCGCCGCCATTGCCGCCGTTTACGCCTTTATCATCGCCGTATTTGTCTACCGCGATTTGCCACTGAGCCGCGTGCCTAAAGTGCTGCTTGATTCCGCCAGCATGAGCGCCATGCTGCTCTACATCATTACCAATGCCGTACTGTTCTCATTTGTAATGACCAACGAAGGCATCCCGCAGGCCATGGCCGATTGGCTACTGGGCATGGGCCTTGGCCCGATTACCTTTTTGCTAGCGGTGAATATTCTGCTGCTCTTGGCCGGTAATGTGATGGAGCCATCGTCCATCATCCTGATCATGGCCCCTATCCTGTTCCCTGTTGCTATCAAGCTGGGGATTGATCCAATTCACTTCGGGATTTTAATCACAGTGAATATGGAAGTCGGCATGTGCCATCCGCCGGTAGGGCTAAATCTTTACGTGGCCTCGGGCATCACCAAAATGGGCATCACCGAGCTCACCATTGCCGTCTGGCCGTGGCTGCTCACCATGCTGGTCTTTTTGCTGCTGGTAACTTATGTGCCTGCTATTTCACTCTGGCTGCCAAGAGCGATGGGGATGATGTAAGCCCTTACTGATGTTCAAACTACACAGGCCCCAGCCTCATTGATAGCGGCTGGGGCCTGTGTTAGTTTTGATCCCCCTTGCCAAAAACGCTCAAATCAGCAAAACCGCCGCCATTGACTGGGTACAAAATACCGACAGCCCGAATGACGGGCTGATTGAAACCGGTAAAAATCGGGTGGATGTGCTATTTAAGCAGGGGCTAAATAACCGGCAAATCAAGGTAATACGCTGCACAAAAACAAACACACGAAATGCTTTTCGGCTTGTTCGTATGTGTTCTCCATATTCTTAAAGAGTAGGTTTTACTGCTGAATATCACTGTAAGTCCGGCAGGCGGCTAGTTGGGTATAATCGTCCCACGATAGATTTTTGGACTCTGCCATGTTGCGTCGCCTTGATTCTCGTTCTGCTGATTTTCAATCACAACTCGCCGCCCTGCTGGCTTTTGAAACCTCGCAAGACCCAGATGTGGATGCCCGGGTTGCGGCCATTCTTGACGATGTAAAAGCACGCGGTGATACGGCCGTGGTGGAATACACCCAGCGCTTTGACGGCGTGGCCGCGCAAACCATGGCCGGACTAGAGCTGACTCAGGCGGAGCTGAAAGCCGCTTTCGAGCGCCTGCCCGATGTGCAAAGAGATGCCCTGGTGGCCGCAGCAGAGCGGGTGCGCAAATATCACGAACACCAGAAAATGGCGTCCTGGCAATACACCGATGAAGATGGCACGGTGCTGGGCCAGCAGGTCACGGCGCTCGATAGAGTCGGGATTTATGTACCGGGTGGTAAGGCCAGCTATCCATCGTCGGTATTAATGAATGCCATTCCCGCCCATGTGGCCGGTGTGGCCGAAATTATCATGGTGGTGCCCACGCCACGCGGCGAACGCAACGATCTGGTCCTGGCCGCAGCCTTCGTGGCCGGTGTAAGCCGGGCATTCTGCATTGGTGGCGCTCAAGCCGTGGGCGCGCTGGCTTTTGGTACCCAAACCGTGCCCGCTGTGGATAAAATTACCGGCCCCGGCAACGCCTATGTGGCCGCCGCCAAGCGCCGTGTATTTGGCATTGTCGGCATTGATATGGTGGCTGGCCCGTCCGAGATTTTGGTGATTTGCGATGGCACTACCGACCCGGACTGGATTGCGATGGATTTATTCAGCCAGGCCGAGCACGATGAAATCGCCCAGGCGATTCTGCTTTGCCCGGATGAGAATTTCATTGGGCAAGTGGCTGCAAGCATCGAAAAGCTACTCCCCAGCATGCCACGCCAGGAAATTATTCGCGCCTCCCTCACTGACCGTGGAGCTTTAATCACGGTAAAGGATCTGCACGAAGCCTGCAAAATTGCCAATTATATTGCGCCGGAGCACCTGGAATTATCTATTGCTACCCCAGAAGTCTACCTACCTGAGCTACATCACGCAGGTGCAATCTTTATCGGCAAGTTCACCAGCGAGTCTTTAGGCGACTATTGCGCCGGGCCAAATCATGTTTTACCCACCGCCCGTACCGCCCGTTTTGCCAGCCCGCTGGGCGTTTATGACTTCCAAAAACGCACCAGCATCATCCAGGTTTCAGAAGCCGGCAGCCAGAAACTGGGCCGCATCGCCAGCACCCTCGCCCACGGCGAAGGGCTCACCGCCCATGCACGATCAGCGGAATATCGTTTGAAGGATTGATGAGTGAGCAAGCTACGGCGGAAAACCTGCCGTAGCTTGAAGCTGAAAACCCAAATCTTGAAACACGGAGAACACGGAGGAAAGCTTTTAGAGTTGAGCTATTTTTTTGAATTTTTGAGTATTTTTAAACTCAGCAATCTAAATTTTCTTCGCTACTCATCGCACAGGGCTTAAATCCTCCCCTTGAAACACGCAAGCTCCGAACAAGCGGGCGAGGTTGCTTTGATCCTGTTTGAGCGAAGCGAGTCCCGCAGCCGCCGCTGTCCGCAGATGAGGGGCCTTCGTGTTTCGTGGGGTCGCCTTCTTTGCTTACTTTCTTGGCGAAGCAAAGAAACAAAGAAAGGAAGGAAGGAAGGAAGGCCCCGCAGTGGCTACCGCTCCTAAACCAACGTGCCGAGGGCACTAGAAATAGGCTTTTGCATCACTTCGCGCTAATTAAATAAAGCCCACCACACAAAAACTCAAACCCTCCCCCTGCAACGCAACATTCAATCCCCCATGTTCACAACAGCTAAGCTAAAATGAATCCCACCAATACCGTGTGCCTTCATCACTTTCAAGCAAAAGAATGACCACTGACCAGACCAAACAATTAATTGAACAACTTGAA comes from Iodobacter ciconiae and encodes:
- a CDS encoding TRAP transporter large permease encodes the protein MSTISAPEAHWSIKIPALLFGSLAIIALVGGKKAVVFCLLLALMATGMPISIALGLTVLTFLFTMTNVPIESVALKLFTGIEKFEIMAIPFFILAGNFLTHGGVARRMIDFATSMVGHFHGGLGLAGVLACALFAAVSGSSPATVVAIGSILLPAMIKQGFPRQFGAGVITTAGALGILIPPSIAMVMFSVATNTSVGALFMAGVVPGLMLAFLLGLTTWWRARKFGYPRMPKATTGERWSAFRRSVWGLMLIVLVLGGIYTGIFTPTEAAAIAAVYAFIIAVFVYRDLPLSRVPKVLLDSASMSAMLLYIITNAVLFSFVMTNEGIPQAMADWLLGMGLGPITFLLAVNILLLLAGNVMEPSSIILIMAPILFPVAIKLGIDPIHFGILITVNMEVGMCHPPVGLNLYVASGITKMGITELTIAVWPWLLTMLVFLLLVTYVPAISLWLPRAMGMM
- the hisD gene encoding histidinol dehydrogenase encodes the protein MLRRLDSRSADFQSQLAALLAFETSQDPDVDARVAAILDDVKARGDTAVVEYTQRFDGVAAQTMAGLELTQAELKAAFERLPDVQRDALVAAAERVRKYHEHQKMASWQYTDEDGTVLGQQVTALDRVGIYVPGGKASYPSSVLMNAIPAHVAGVAEIIMVVPTPRGERNDLVLAAAFVAGVSRAFCIGGAQAVGALAFGTQTVPAVDKITGPGNAYVAAAKRRVFGIVGIDMVAGPSEILVICDGTTDPDWIAMDLFSQAEHDEIAQAILLCPDENFIGQVAASIEKLLPSMPRQEIIRASLTDRGALITVKDLHEACKIANYIAPEHLELSIATPEVYLPELHHAGAIFIGKFTSESLGDYCAGPNHVLPTARTARFASPLGVYDFQKRTSIIQVSEAGSQKLGRIASTLAHGEGLTAHARSAEYRLKD